The following proteins are encoded in a genomic region of Ornithodoros turicata isolate Travis chromosome 6, ASM3712646v1, whole genome shotgun sequence:
- the LOC135397472 gene encoding kelch-like protein 10: MSSGSYKEDFFGSLAVLETEDGSHVAAFKDALCACSEYFDALFNRPLSSKHRDMYPIPGIAKPYLTAIVRYANTGETHINDDNVEMLLEAADQFLVAGLLKRCCDYVAEKINVQNCVKTLQLTHIYFLLQLRCKAHRFLLDNFEQVYLKCPDFCEIMLEDMTDLLASDELKVRREETVWEATTAWLNANLEERSQYVAVLLPHIRFWLMKASYIKRTVLKSALLAPDARDVIAVKCRMKGVCTGSPFLGLPTHRIPSDIMFVYGGIHCSYKSNTWEVYDYKMNQWSTVHTTFDQEVVFGLQCAAVDHVIYVMGANIAKMAHFCYSFDAVAMTWSPIDPMKQLRAFFGVAVLDKSVFCIGGSPNGVVTLDSAERYDTSDGTWKKICSMNHPRFGAGATSCNGRVYIIGGMSTTRPLASVEAYDPLTDCWTLVLPMKTERLFHGVVTYRGKIYVIGGLSRKSVVCEVYNPTTDRWCKGPKTKTLTDKAVAVVLDDRIFAIGEVNQKDYQRCLEFFSEDDMKWHAVSSHAPPRWFYSACVLRNLPNAVDYVARPKRIDLPFVSSLL, from the coding sequence ATGTCTTCTGGCTCGTACAAAGAAGACTTCTTCGGATCCCTCGCTGTGCTGGAGACGGAAGATGGGAGCCACGTAGCTGCGTTTAAGGACGCCCTCTGCGCTTGCAGCGAATATTTTGACGCGCTCTTCAACCGCCCCCTATCGTCGAAGCACAGAGATATGTACCCAATTCCAGGCATCGCAAAGCCCTATCTGACAGCCATCGTCAGATACGCCAATACCGGAGAGACGCACAtcaacgacgacaacgtcgagaTGCTACTCGAAGCCGCCGACCAGTTCCTCGTCGCAGGTTTGCTCAAACGCTGCTGCGACTACGTAGCTGAAAAGATCAACGTTCAAAACTGCGTCAAGACGCTTCAGTTGACGCATATCTACTTCTTACTTCAATTGCGCTGTAAGGCGCATCGTTTCCTGCTTGACAATTTCGAACAAGTGTATCTGAAGTGCCCAGATTTTTGCGAGATAATGCTGGAAGACATGACCGATTTGTTGGCTTCGGACGAACTGAAGGTTCGTCGAGAGGAGACTGTGTGGGAGGCTACGACGGCATGGTTGAATGCGAACCTGGAAGAGAGGAGCCAATACGTAGCTGTCCTTTTGCCGCACATACGTTTTTGGCTCATGAAGGCGAGCTACATCAAGCGAACGGTGCTCAAGAGTGCGCTGCTCGCGCCAGACGCGCGGGATGTCATTGCGGTCAAATGCCGAATGAAGGGAGTGTGCACGGGCAGTCCCTTCCTCGGCCTTCCAACTCATCGAATTCCATCGGACATAATGTTTGTGTACGGGGGCATTCATTGCAGCTACAAGAGCAACACCTGGGAAGTGTATGACTACAAGATGAACCAGTGGAGTACCGTCCACACCACCTTTGACCAGGAGGTCGTTTTCGGTCTGCAATGCGCAGCGGTGGATCACGTCATCTACGTTATGGGTGCCAACATCGCCAAGATGGCTCACTTCTGCTACTCTTTCGATGCCGTCGCCATGACGTGGTCTCCAATCGACCCTATGAAGCAGCTTCGAGCATTCTTTGGCGTCGCTGTGCTGGACAAAAGCGTGTTCTGCATCGGTGGATCGCCGAACGGCGTCGTCACTCTGGACAGCGCCGAACGCTATGACACATCCGATGGTACCTGGAAGAAAATCTGCAGCATGAACCATCCGAGGTTCGGGGCCGGTGCTACATCCTGCAATGGACGTGTCTACATTATTGGAGGGATGTCGACCACCAGGCCGCTTGCATCGGTGGAGGCCTATGACCCCCTCACGGACTGTTGGACGCTCGTGCTTCCCATGAAGACGGAGCGACTGTTTCACGGGGTCGTGACGTACCGAGGTAAAATCTACGTGATTGGAGGCTTGTCCAGGAAATCTGTGGTATGCGAAGTTTACAATCCGACCACCGATAGGTGGTGCAAGGGACCGAAGACGAAGACGCTCACCGATAAAGCAGTGGCGGTGGTTCTGGACGACAGGATATTTGCCATTGGAGAAGTTAACCAGAAGGACTACCAGCGATGTCTGGAATTCTTCTCCGAAGACGATATGAAGTGGCACGCCGTATCTAGCCATGCTCCACCCAGGTGGTTCTACTCTGCCTGTGTACTGAGGAACCTGCCGAATGCGGTCGATTACGTGGCCAGACCGAAACGGATAGATTTACCATTTGTGTCATCGCTTTTGTGA